Proteins from one Clostridium cellulovorans 743B genomic window:
- the murJ gene encoding murein biosynthesis integral membrane protein MurJ → MKKHRILKDTFLVIILVGLGKVLGFLKEMLIAKQFGATFESDVFFFAFGMTSILFSAVGTSMGTSFMPIYSEIKIKDDKKTALKFLNKNVNIILILSIVLSMICIVFAKQLIMIFAPGFIKFGSDRINFAIEVTRIMMISIIFLGIQSIIAFALNAEKEYKTPSFSSLMFNIVCISYLLVFSSKYGIKGLVWSVVFAFLIQALVQMPKIIKHGYRFRVDFNFKDSYIKRMFILMGPVIVGSSVNQINLTIDKIIVSLLGEGAISNLNYSNKLIMLVYGIVSIVISNVLFNEMVEAVNKNELVKLKKILVNTLIFCIIFILPISFIMIIFRTEIVRVLFEGGAFTAEDTQNTAKVFFMLIPTMMLFILRDLLSRVFYSLKDTKTSMKNGIMVTIINVILSVILSRYMGVVGVALATTLSTLFSVIALTIRLNSKIDISFGKAPFIFISSLISCLLTSYIIEKIFRLYIQTSDKLKLFILICIASVLFFVIFFIIVAIINFKFIIKNKRLNKKN, encoded by the coding sequence TTGAAAAAACATAGGATTTTAAAAGATACTTTCTTGGTAATCATATTAGTTGGACTTGGAAAAGTTTTAGGTTTTTTAAAAGAAATGCTTATAGCAAAACAATTTGGAGCAACCTTTGAATCAGACGTTTTTTTCTTTGCATTTGGAATGACATCAATCTTATTTTCTGCTGTTGGAACTTCCATGGGAACATCCTTTATGCCTATTTATTCAGAAATAAAAATTAAGGATGATAAAAAAACAGCATTAAAATTTCTAAATAAAAATGTGAATATCATACTAATTTTATCAATAGTTTTATCGATGATATGTATTGTTTTTGCAAAACAACTGATAATGATTTTTGCACCAGGTTTTATAAAATTCGGTTCTGACAGAATAAACTTTGCTATCGAAGTTACAAGAATAATGATGATATCGATAATATTCTTAGGTATTCAAAGTATCATTGCCTTTGCACTTAATGCAGAAAAGGAATATAAAACACCTTCTTTTTCTAGCTTAATGTTTAATATTGTTTGCATTTCATACTTACTTGTTTTTTCAAGTAAGTATGGTATTAAAGGTTTAGTATGGAGTGTAGTTTTTGCTTTTTTAATACAAGCATTAGTTCAAATGCCTAAAATTATTAAACACGGATATAGATTCCGAGTTGATTTTAATTTTAAGGATTCATATATTAAAAGAATGTTTATTTTGATGGGACCAGTGATTGTAGGGTCATCTGTTAACCAAATTAACTTAACTATAGATAAAATTATAGTAAGTCTTTTAGGAGAAGGTGCAATATCAAATTTAAACTATTCAAATAAATTAATTATGCTAGTATATGGTATTGTGTCAATTGTAATTAGCAATGTTTTATTTAATGAAATGGTTGAAGCCGTTAATAAAAATGAATTAGTAAAATTAAAAAAAATATTAGTTAATACATTGATTTTTTGCATAATTTTTATACTTCCTATATCCTTTATAATGATAATATTCAGAACAGAAATTGTTAGGGTATTATTTGAAGGGGGCGCCTTTACTGCTGAAGATACGCAAAACACAGCAAAGGTTTTTTTTATGTTAATTCCTACAATGATGTTATTCATTTTAAGAGATTTATTATCTAGAGTTTTTTACTCATTAAAAGATACAAAAACTTCTATGAAAAATGGAATTATGGTTACAATAATAAATGTTATTTTAAGTGTTATTCTATCAAGATACATGGGAGTAGTAGGTGTCGCATTGGCAACTACATTATCAACTTTATTTAGTGTTATCGCTTTAACAATTAGGTTAAATAGCAAGATAGATATTTCATTTGGTAAAGCTCCTTTTATATTTATCTCATCACTTATAAGCTGTTTATTAACTTCTTATATTATAGAAAAAATTTTCAGACTATATATTCAAACAAGTGATAAGCTCAAATTATTTATCTTAATTTGCATTGCTAGTGTATTATTTTTTGTTATCTTCTTTATCATTGTAGCTATAATTAACTTTAAGTTCATAATAAAGAATAAAAGATTGAATAAAAAAAATTAA
- a CDS encoding O-antigen polymerase: MNLLKKLNSPIKAIIFSMVLWSIAYIFHTHSYTIILKSNGIFILAIYVIAFILGATFLKVIERNKESLEVSHEGTYNKKWINTLIILSIIGLLTKGYDLIVNKNYLSYSGSSDFKSNYTGNSFNFISLISALLFPMALLLLLAYIDDKKSFEKKQKIAVWANFGGIILFSVAIGTRTQITFIAVAVLFIFFSKKLNLSKSKKIKIIAFISVFLIGFFFYSVTILSDRLQYQKKNTSDALIYLEKMHHVDLDDFIWNFLDNNVVSGEIIYATVSLRHYLIHGIYQFQLLVDVFDTDNIAYGQYQFNPIFKGLSLLGVSYRTIGNIENFVPESGVYSTFFGDVYIDFGIYGFIYMFFLGVISQMIFSRRNNKNYKLMYSIIYSIILHMFFINMISYAMGLYFIISFILGLYIVPKFIRGGIVVEKT, translated from the coding sequence ATGAATCTGCTAAAGAAACTTAACTCACCAATCAAAGCAATAATTTTCTCCATGGTATTATGGAGTATTGCGTATATTTTCCACACTCATTCATATACAATAATTCTTAAAAGTAATGGAATATTCATATTAGCGATATATGTAATTGCATTTATTCTGGGTGCTACTTTTTTGAAAGTCATTGAACGAAACAAGGAAAGCCTTGAGGTGAGTCATGAAGGTACATATAATAAGAAGTGGATAAATACATTAATTATATTAAGTATTATTGGCTTACTTACTAAAGGTTATGATTTAATTGTAAACAAAAATTACCTATCATATTCAGGTAGTTCAGATTTCAAAAGTAACTATACTGGGAATAGTTTTAATTTTATAAGTCTAATATCTGCATTACTATTTCCGATGGCTCTATTGCTTCTGTTAGCCTATATCGATGATAAAAAATCTTTTGAAAAAAAACAAAAAATAGCTGTTTGGGCTAACTTTGGTGGGATAATTCTATTCTCTGTAGCAATAGGAACGAGAACTCAAATTACTTTTATAGCAGTAGCTGTATTATTTATTTTCTTTAGTAAAAAATTAAATTTAAGTAAATCAAAAAAAATAAAAATTATTGCTTTTATATCTGTATTTCTTATAGGTTTCTTTTTCTATTCAGTTACAATTTTATCTGATAGATTACAATATCAGAAAAAAAATACATCAGATGCACTTATATATCTAGAGAAGATGCACCATGTGGATCTTGATGACTTTATTTGGAACTTTCTTGACAATAATGTAGTTAGTGGAGAGATAATATATGCAACTGTTAGTTTGAGACATTATCTAATTCATGGTATATATCAATTTCAATTACTTGTAGATGTATTCGATACTGATAATATTGCTTATGGTCAATATCAGTTCAATCCAATATTTAAGGGGCTAAGTTTACTTGGAGTATCCTACAGAACTATAGGAAATATAGAAAATTTCGTACCAGAATCTGGGGTGTATAGCACATTTTTTGGAGATGTATATATTGACTTTGGGATATATGGATTTATATATATGTTCTTTTTGGGAGTTATCTCACAAATGATCTTTTCCAGGAGGAATAATAAGAACTATAAGCTTATGTATTCAATTATATATTCAATTATTTTACATATGTTTTTTATTAATATGATTTCTTACGCCATGGGATTATATTTTATAATTTCCTTTATTTTAGGACTATATATAGTTCCTAAATTTATAAGAGGAGGAATTGTTGTTGAAAAAACATAG
- a CDS encoding SGNH/GDSL hydrolase family protein, which produces MLKVAIICDSHGSDYGCESYSTRVKKDNTLSIHINVFAGISTDKILNQLQLDENYDVIILQIGNPDIHPRMPKRLMAKLKKIAPKLAKDSLFSIPPKRSLSFFLRYPFFILRRIIIKRMRKKEFYVTEDILKNNLAEIIARCKSNSNTLYIIPLFEVLERIYGDDHNKKAQKINQWLSNEYRNNYIDSTVFSSDFYKEFYNIDYFHFKNKYHDIIANLILNKIHERGNYESAKET; this is translated from the coding sequence ATGCTTAAAGTGGCAATAATTTGTGATTCTCATGGATCTGATTATGGATGTGAATCTTATTCGACACGAGTGAAGAAAGATAATACTTTATCTATACATATCAATGTATTTGCTGGAATATCTACAGATAAAATACTTAACCAATTACAATTAGACGAAAACTATGATGTTATTATCTTACAAATAGGTAACCCTGATATACATCCTAGGATGCCTAAAAGATTAATGGCTAAACTTAAGAAAATCGCACCTAAGTTAGCTAAGGATTCATTGTTTTCTATTCCTCCTAAACGTTCATTAAGCTTTTTTCTTAGATATCCATTTTTTATTTTAAGAAGAATAATTATAAAAAGGATGAGAAAGAAAGAGTTCTATGTGACTGAGGATATTTTAAAAAATAATCTTGCAGAAATAATAGCTCGATGCAAATCTAATAGTAATACTTTGTATATAATACCATTGTTTGAAGTGCTAGAACGTATATATGGTGATGATCATAATAAAAAAGCACAAAAAATTAATCAATGGTTATCCAATGAATATCGTAATAATTATATTGATTCCACTGTTTTTTCAAGTGATTTTTATAAAGAATTTTATAACATAGATTATTTTCACTTTAAAAACAAGTATCATGATATAATAGCAAATCTGATTTTAAATAAAATTCATGAGAGAGGTAATTATGAATCTGCTAAAGAAACTTAA
- a CDS encoding glycosyltransferase, producing the protein MRLALVHDWLPFMGGAERVLTNFLELYPDSPIYTILCNKGKLDPPLRDANIITSSLQKKNKEIKNHRKLFPFMPTAIESFNLNNYDVVLSSSSSVAKGVITKPETLHICYCHSPMRYAWEFSHEYAGKMVGRSKLLNKILNYFLSAMRVWDNASADRVDYFIANSQNVARRIKKHYRRDSIVIHPPVRCSLFNISNIDEEYFLVVSRLQEYKRIDLAVKVFNTLGLPLVVIGDGPDREKLQSMAKDNIKFLGRASDEVIKEYYAKCRAFIFPGEEDFGITPLEAMASGRPVIAYGKGGALETVVNGRTGVFFEDQTEESLKNALIQFEKMKFDKNEIRKHAESFDEEIFKKKIENFIENKYKEFNAINPVNGVNNN; encoded by the coding sequence ATGAGATTGGCATTAGTTCATGATTGGTTACCATTTATGGGAGGGGCAGAAAGGGTATTAACAAATTTTCTTGAGTTATATCCCGATTCGCCAATATATACTATTCTATGCAATAAAGGCAAATTAGATCCTCCTTTGAGGGATGCAAATATTATAACTTCTTCTTTGCAGAAAAAAAACAAGGAAATAAAAAACCACAGAAAATTATTTCCATTCATGCCTACAGCAATTGAGAGTTTTAATTTAAATAATTACGATGTGGTTCTAAGTAGTAGTTCTAGTGTAGCAAAAGGTGTTATAACTAAACCTGAAACTTTACATATTTGTTACTGTCATTCTCCAATGAGATATGCATGGGAGTTTTCACATGAATATGCAGGTAAAATGGTAGGGAGAAGCAAGCTATTAAACAAAATACTCAATTATTTTTTATCTGCAATGAGGGTGTGGGATAACGCTTCAGCAGATCGAGTTGATTATTTTATTGCTAATTCCCAAAATGTTGCACGTAGAATAAAAAAACATTATAGACGTGATTCTATAGTAATTCATCCTCCAGTAAGATGTAGCCTGTTTAATATCTCGAATATTGATGAAGAATATTTTTTAGTTGTATCTAGACTTCAAGAATATAAAAGAATAGATTTAGCAGTGAAAGTCTTTAATACTTTAGGGTTACCATTAGTTGTAATAGGTGATGGACCGGATAGAGAAAAACTACAATCTATGGCCAAAGATAATATAAAATTTTTAGGCCGAGCATCAGATGAAGTAATTAAAGAATACTATGCTAAATGTAGAGCTTTTATATTCCCAGGTGAGGAGGATTTCGGAATAACCCCTCTTGAAGCTATGGCTAGTGGGAGACCTGTTATTGCTTACGGTAAAGGTGGTGCTTTAGAAACTGTAGTTAACGGGAGAACAGGTGTGTTTTTTGAAGATCAAACAGAAGAATCTTTAAAAAATGCGTTGATACAGTTTGAAAAAATGAAATTTGATAAAAATGAAATTAGAAAACATGCAGAAAGTTTTGATGAGGAAATATTTAAAAAGAAAATTGAAAATTTCATCGAAAATAAATATAAAGAGTTTAATGCTATTAATCCAGTGAACGGTGTTAATAATAACTAA
- a CDS encoding histidine phosphatase family protein, translating into MKTTVLLIRHGKTEWNNFGKIQGCQDIDLTEEGLLQADALKERLKDGFDCIYSSPLIRANKTAKILADYNQKELHLEDELKEVNYGDWQGLTYKEIEENYPELYHKWHNGLEECPISGGELSIGNAALRAKKCILNIVSKNKGSTIAIVAHGGIIKAALIGIFSLGFNMYHKIAMDNTSITKLVFDTDLKPFLITLNDTCHLNE; encoded by the coding sequence ATGAAAACTACTGTACTACTAATTAGACATGGAAAAACAGAGTGGAACAATTTTGGTAAAATACAAGGTTGCCAAGATATAGATTTAACAGAGGAAGGCTTATTACAAGCAGATGCACTGAAAGAGCGATTAAAGGATGGATTTGATTGTATATACAGTAGTCCTCTTATAAGAGCGAATAAAACAGCAAAAATTTTAGCAGACTATAACCAGAAGGAATTACATTTAGAAGATGAATTGAAAGAAGTGAATTATGGTGATTGGCAAGGTCTAACTTATAAAGAAATTGAAGAGAATTATCCAGAGCTTTATCACAAATGGCATAATGGTTTGGAGGAATGTCCAATTAGTGGTGGAGAACTAAGTATTGGAAATGCAGCATTGCGTGCTAAGAAATGCATTCTTAATATAGTATCAAAAAATAAAGGGAGTACTATTGCTATAGTTGCTCATGGGGGAATAATAAAGGCTGCTCTTATAGGAATTTTTTCTTTAGGCTTTAATATGTACCATAAAATTGCTATGGACAATACTTCAATTACTAAATTAGTTTTTGATACAGATTTAAAACCTTTTTTAATTACTTTAAATGATACATGCCACTTAAATGAGTAA
- the hemL gene encoding glutamate-1-semialdehyde 2,1-aminomutase, whose translation MDKSLEFFKKAQQNIPGGVNSPVRAFRAVNRTPLFIDHAKGSKIYDVDGNEYIDYVCSWGPNILGHCNEEVQEAVIKAAMKGMTFGAPTKAEIDLADLICDTVPSIEMVRLVSSGTEAVMSAVRVARGYTKRDKIIKFKGCYHGHSDGLLVKAGSGALTESIPDSLGVPKDFADNTLIALYNDKESVEKLFDTYKGKIAAVIVEPVAANMGVVLPEEGFLEFLRNITLKNDSLLIFDEVITGFRLGLEGAQGLYGIKPDLTTFGKIIGGGMPVGAYGGRKDIMSLVAPLGPVYQAGTLSGNPVATAAGIKTIEILKRNPNIYKELNIKADIIKNTIVETTSRKGLPIQVNSIGSLLCTFFTKDPVNSYDSALKSDTIAYSYFFSKMLDNGIYLAPSQFEAIFLSAAHSDEDIKRTCEVIENI comes from the coding sequence ATAGATAAATCATTAGAGTTTTTTAAAAAAGCACAACAAAATATACCTGGTGGAGTGAATTCACCTGTTAGAGCTTTTAGAGCTGTTAACAGGACTCCTTTATTTATTGATCATGCAAAAGGTTCAAAGATATATGATGTAGATGGAAACGAATATATCGATTATGTCTGTTCTTGGGGTCCCAATATTCTTGGACATTGTAATGAAGAAGTACAAGAAGCAGTAATCAAAGCTGCAATGAAAGGGATGACCTTTGGAGCACCAACAAAAGCAGAAATTGATCTAGCTGATTTAATATGTGATACAGTTCCATCAATAGAAATGGTACGCTTAGTGAGTTCAGGAACAGAAGCTGTTATGAGTGCTGTTAGAGTCGCTAGAGGTTATACTAAGCGTGATAAGATTATAAAATTTAAAGGATGTTACCATGGGCACTCTGATGGTCTTTTAGTAAAAGCAGGTTCTGGTGCTTTAACAGAAAGTATTCCTGATAGCTTAGGAGTTCCGAAAGATTTTGCTGATAATACATTAATAGCACTATACAATGACAAAGAGTCTGTTGAAAAGCTTTTTGATACCTATAAGGGCAAAATTGCAGCTGTAATTGTTGAGCCTGTAGCTGCGAATATGGGCGTAGTATTACCAGAGGAAGGTTTTTTAGAATTTTTAAGAAATATAACTTTGAAAAATGATTCACTTTTAATATTTGATGAAGTGATTACAGGTTTTAGATTAGGATTAGAAGGTGCTCAAGGTTTATACGGAATCAAACCAGACTTAACTACTTTCGGAAAAATAATAGGCGGTGGTATGCCAGTTGGCGCTTATGGAGGACGTAAGGATATAATGAGTCTTGTTGCACCACTTGGTCCAGTATATCAGGCAGGAACACTTTCTGGAAATCCAGTAGCAACTGCTGCGGGAATAAAGACAATTGAAATTTTAAAAAGGAATCCTAATATATATAAAGAACTTAATATAAAAGCGGATATTATAAAAAATACCATAGTTGAAACTACCTCACGAAAAGGACTGCCAATACAAGTTAATAGCATTGGTTCACTACTATGTACATTTTTCACTAAAGATCCAGTGAATAGCTATGATTCAGCATTAAAATCAGATACAATAGCTTATTCTTACTTTTTTAGTAAAATGTTAGACAACGGTATTTATCTTGCACCATCACAATTTGAAGCGATATTTTTATCAGCTGCTCATAGTGATGAAGATATAAAAAGAACTTGTGAGGTTATAGAGAATATATGA
- the hemB gene encoding porphobilinogen synthase translates to MNRTRRLRSSDNIRALVRETEVNINDLVYPFFVIEGDNIKNPINSMPGIYQYSLDRIGELLDEIVESGVKTVLLFGIPLHKDEVGSEAYNPDGIVQKAIRIIKEKHKDLVVIADVCLCEYTSHGHCGLIKEEAIVNDDTLPLLAKMAVTCAEAGADIIAPSDMMDGRVAVIREALDNNGFKDRIIMSYSAKYSSGYYSPFREAAESAPKFGDRKTYQMDSANKTEAIREVLYDIEEGADIVMVKPALAYLDIIKVVSDEVNVPVAAYNVSGEYSMVKAAAMNGWIDERKIVMENLLAIKRAGAKIIITYHALDAAKWIKE, encoded by the coding sequence ATGAATAGAACAAGAAGATTACGATCTAGTGATAATATAAGAGCTTTAGTAAGAGAAACAGAAGTTAATATTAATGATCTTGTTTATCCTTTTTTTGTAATTGAAGGAGACAACATAAAAAATCCAATCAATTCCATGCCAGGAATTTATCAATATTCCTTGGATAGAATCGGTGAACTTTTAGATGAAATAGTAGAATCTGGGGTGAAAACAGTTTTATTATTTGGAATACCATTACATAAAGATGAGGTTGGTAGTGAAGCATATAATCCAGATGGAATAGTTCAAAAGGCTATAAGAATAATTAAAGAGAAGCATAAGGACCTTGTAGTTATTGCTGATGTATGCTTATGTGAATACACTTCTCATGGCCATTGTGGACTTATAAAAGAAGAGGCTATTGTAAATGACGATACTTTACCTTTATTAGCTAAAATGGCAGTTACTTGTGCTGAAGCTGGAGCTGATATTATCGCACCATCGGATATGATGGATGGTAGAGTTGCGGTAATTAGAGAAGCTTTAGATAACAACGGCTTTAAAGATAGAATCATTATGTCATATAGTGCAAAGTATTCTTCAGGATATTATTCACCTTTTAGAGAGGCTGCTGAATCAGCACCGAAATTTGGTGATAGAAAAACTTATCAAATGGACAGTGCTAACAAAACTGAAGCAATAAGAGAAGTTCTTTATGATATTGAGGAAGGTGCTGACATTGTTATGGTTAAACCAGCACTAGCATATCTTGATATAATTAAAGTCGTAAGTGATGAAGTAAACGTTCCTGTAGCTGCCTATAATGTTAGTGGAGAGTATTCAATGGTAAAAGCCGCAGCTATGAATGGATGGATAGATGAAAGAAAAATCGTTATGGAAAATCTCCTTGCTATAAAAAGAGCAGGAGCAAAAATAATAATTACATATCATGCACTTGATGCAGCAAAGTGGATAAAGGAATAG
- the cobA gene encoding uroporphyrinogen-III C-methyltransferase codes for MKKNGKVYLVGAGPGDVGLLTIKGKKLLEECDTIIYDRLVSSDMINFVNEKANHIYVGKDVGKHAIKQEKINEIIVEEALKGRNVVRLKGGDPFVFGRGGEEIQELIKNEIPFEVVPGITSAIAVPEYAGIPVTHRGVSTSFHVITGHRYENEQGDYSDLEKELKILAKVKGTLVFLMGIGNLKFIVDTLVQNGKSPNTPIAIIEKGTTINQRVTKAELITIVEKAKEKEIKAPAIMVIGDVVNLNFITDKTEVLEGKRIGITGTPKTTEKLQKEVEKIRGKAVNLSFSKVCEFQDNTELIKALKHLNDYNWLVFTSPNGVDIFFKKAKEYLVDYRSFSKVKFAVVGDGTAEVLKNNGFIADYKPEKFTTKSLGEGLSNIVLPNETVLLLRAEESSEELTDILDGRKVKYQEIKTYYLSKDFEKRTELLNEIDYLDYLVFLSASGVNGFYENLDTKYLNILKNVQIICIGEMTAKTLEKYNIKNYIMPKKYCVSGIIELLKEKEGISDE; via the coding sequence ATGAAGAAAAATGGCAAAGTATACCTTGTTGGTGCAGGACCTGGAGATGTAGGATTACTAACGATTAAAGGAAAAAAACTTCTTGAAGAATGTGATACAATTATATACGACAGGCTAGTATCATCAGATATGATTAATTTTGTAAACGAGAAAGCTAATCATATCTATGTAGGTAAAGATGTTGGCAAACATGCTATAAAGCAGGAAAAAATAAATGAAATTATTGTAGAGGAAGCATTAAAAGGTAGGAATGTAGTAAGATTAAAAGGTGGGGACCCTTTTGTCTTTGGAAGAGGCGGAGAAGAAATTCAAGAATTAATTAAAAATGAAATTCCCTTTGAAGTTGTACCAGGAATAACTTCAGCAATAGCAGTCCCAGAATATGCAGGCATTCCTGTAACCCATAGAGGAGTAAGTACCTCTTTTCATGTAATAACAGGCCACAGATATGAAAACGAACAAGGTGATTATTCTGATTTGGAAAAAGAGCTAAAAATTTTAGCTAAAGTTAAGGGTACTTTGGTATTTTTAATGGGTATTGGAAATCTAAAGTTTATTGTAGATACACTTGTACAAAATGGTAAATCGCCAAATACACCTATAGCAATAATAGAAAAAGGAACAACAATTAATCAAAGAGTTACTAAAGCTGAGCTTATTACCATTGTTGAAAAAGCAAAGGAGAAAGAGATAAAAGCTCCAGCTATCATGGTAATTGGAGATGTTGTTAATTTAAATTTTATCACAGATAAAACGGAAGTGCTGGAAGGTAAGCGAATAGGTATTACAGGAACTCCAAAAACAACGGAAAAGCTTCAGAAGGAAGTCGAGAAAATAAGAGGGAAAGCCGTTAATCTAAGCTTTAGTAAGGTTTGTGAGTTTCAAGATAACACAGAACTTATTAAGGCTTTAAAGCATTTAAATGATTATAATTGGCTTGTCTTTACCAGTCCAAATGGAGTGGATATATTTTTTAAGAAAGCTAAAGAGTATCTTGTTGATTATAGAAGTTTTTCAAAGGTGAAATTTGCAGTAGTAGGAGATGGCACCGCTGAGGTACTTAAAAATAACGGATTCATAGCAGATTATAAACCAGAAAAATTCACGACAAAATCCTTAGGCGAAGGTCTTAGTAATATAGTTTTACCAAATGAAACTGTCTTATTATTAAGAGCAGAGGAATCTTCAGAAGAATTAACTGACATTTTAGATGGAAGAAAAGTAAAATATCAAGAAATTAAAACATATTATTTATCTAAAGATTTTGAAAAAAGAACAGAACTCCTTAATGAAATAGATTATTTAGATTATCTAGTATTTTTAAGTGCATCAGGAGTGAATGGTTTTTATGAAAACCTAGATACTAAGTATTTAAATATATTAAAAAATGTACAGATTATTTGTATAGGTGAAATGACAGCTAAAACTTTAGAAAAATATAATATAAAAAACTATATTATGCCGAAGAAATATTGTGTTAGTGGAATAATAGAATTATTAAAAGAGAAGGAAGGCATAAGCGATGAATAG
- the hemC gene encoding hydroxymethylbilane synthase, translating to MKKIIRIGTRKSKLALMQTNIVIDAIKKKHPEINCEVVEMSTKGDEILDKSLLSFGGKGAFVSEFEKAIKSGEIDLAVHSAKDMPMDLLTGLKIVAVTKREDPRDVLVTANNKDTINDFNKTNKLIGTTSLRRKLQIKRLLNNVDTKDLRGNVQRRLEKLISGEYDGIILAAAGLKRLGLLDDERINLNYLSVEDFIPAGGQGIIAVEGRAEEEFSFLKDSIHNEEAMYSLEVERYVMKKLNAGCNEPIGAYSFIDKDTIFLDIIYEHNGKVSRKKGSDSIENRLKLTEKLVEEILQEVK from the coding sequence ATGAAGAAGATTATAAGAATTGGCACAAGGAAAAGTAAACTAGCCTTGATGCAAACAAATATAGTAATTGATGCTATTAAGAAAAAACATCCTGAAATCAATTGTGAAGTAGTAGAGATGAGTACAAAAGGAGATGAAATATTAGATAAATCTCTCCTTAGCTTTGGTGGAAAAGGTGCCTTTGTATCAGAATTTGAAAAGGCTATAAAAAGTGGTGAGATAGATTTAGCTGTTCATAGTGCAAAAGATATGCCAATGGATCTTTTAACTGGCCTTAAAATAGTAGCTGTAACAAAACGAGAGGATCCAAGGGACGTACTGGTTACAGCCAATAACAAGGATACTATAAATGATTTTAACAAAACAAATAAGTTAATAGGTACTACTAGTCTTAGACGTAAACTACAAATCAAGAGGCTTCTAAATAACGTAGATACTAAGGATTTGCGGGGAAATGTTCAAAGAAGGTTAGAAAAGTTGATAAGTGGTGAATACGATGGAATAATTTTAGCAGCTGCAGGATTAAAAAGGCTTGGATTATTAGATGATGAAAGAATTAATCTGAATTATTTATCCGTTGAAGATTTTATACCTGCTGGTGGACAAGGAATTATTGCAGTTGAAGGAAGAGCTGAGGAGGAGTTTAGTTTTTTAAAGGATAGCATACATAATGAAGAAGCAATGTATTCTTTAGAAGTTGAAAGATATGTAATGAAAAAGCTTAATGCTGGTTGTAATGAACCTATTGGAGCCTACTCTTTTATAGATAAAGATACAATATTCTTGGACATTATTTATGAGCATAATGGAAAAGTTTCTAGAAAAAAAGGAAGCGATTCTATAGAAAATCGATTAAAACTTACAGAAAAACTTGTAGAGGAAATATTACAGGAGGTGAAGTGA